A genomic segment from Leptolyngbya boryana PCC 6306 encodes:
- the gpmI gene encoding 2,3-bisphosphoglycerate-independent phosphoglycerate mutase has product MKGQKNMGQAPVSPVVLIILDGWGYRDSRDGNAIAQAKTPVMDSLWAAYPHTLIRTSGRDVGLPDGQMGNSEVGHLNIGAGRVVPQELVRISDAVETGTLSQNPKLVEVCQTVQHRKTKLHLVGLCSTGGVHSHISHLVGLLNLAKSQGLEEVYIHAITDGRDTPPKAAIQEIQHLQAEIDRVGIGKIVTISGRYYAMDRDRRWDRVEKAYRTMTQPGEGTGQSAIDVLKQSYEAGVTDEFVEPTRLVAGAIEPGDGIIFFNFRPDRARQLTQVFVDPAFNGFERTLISPLAFVTFTQYDPSLSVKVAFEAQNFNNILGEVISRHGLRQLRTAETEKYAHVTYFFNGGLEEPFPGEDRELVPSPMVLTYDKKPAMSAEKVTAGAIAAVEKRIYSMIVINYANPDMVGHTGQMDATVEALETVDRCLGQLLESINRAGGTALITADHGNAEVMWDENHNPWTAHTTNPVPFILVEGEGLKIPGHGTEVSLRDDGRLADIAPTILDILKLPIPEEMTGRSLIEKAEFDVRANRTPVKIAR; this is encoded by the coding sequence GTGAAAGGGCAGAAAAATATGGGGCAAGCGCCTGTTTCTCCTGTGGTGCTTATTATTCTGGATGGCTGGGGCTACCGCGATAGTCGCGATGGCAACGCGATCGCGCAGGCGAAGACTCCGGTGATGGATAGTCTGTGGGCAGCGTATCCGCACACGTTAATTCGGACTTCTGGTCGAGATGTCGGATTACCCGATGGGCAAATGGGCAATTCAGAAGTCGGACACCTGAACATCGGGGCAGGGCGCGTCGTCCCTCAAGAATTGGTGCGGATTTCTGATGCAGTCGAGACTGGAACGCTGTCACAGAATCCAAAGTTAGTCGAAGTTTGTCAAACTGTGCAGCATCGGAAGACGAAGTTGCATCTAGTTGGGTTATGTTCGACGGGTGGCGTTCATTCTCACATTTCTCACTTGGTTGGATTGCTCAACTTAGCGAAGTCACAAGGGCTGGAAGAAGTTTATATTCATGCGATCACGGACGGTCGCGATACGCCTCCAAAGGCTGCAATTCAAGAAATCCAGCACTTGCAAGCTGAAATCGACCGCGTCGGGATTGGCAAGATTGTCACCATTAGCGGTCGCTATTACGCGATGGATCGCGATCGCCGTTGGGATCGCGTTGAAAAGGCTTATCGGACGATGACCCAACCCGGAGAGGGCACGGGACAAAGTGCGATCGACGTGCTGAAACAGTCTTACGAAGCTGGCGTGACCGATGAGTTTGTTGAGCCGACTCGACTGGTTGCGGGAGCGATTGAACCTGGCGACGGCATTATTTTCTTTAACTTCCGTCCGGATCGCGCCCGGCAATTGACGCAGGTGTTTGTTGATCCTGCGTTTAACGGATTTGAGAGAACCCTGATCTCTCCGCTGGCATTTGTGACGTTTACCCAATACGATCCCTCGCTTTCGGTCAAGGTCGCCTTTGAGGCGCAAAACTTCAACAACATCTTAGGCGAGGTGATCTCTCGTCACGGATTGCGGCAACTGCGCACGGCTGAAACTGAGAAATATGCTCACGTGACTTACTTTTTCAACGGGGGGCTAGAGGAGCCTTTCCCAGGAGAAGATCGCGAGTTAGTTCCGAGTCCAATGGTACTGACTTACGACAAAAAGCCTGCGATGTCGGCGGAAAAAGTCACAGCAGGCGCGATCGCGGCTGTGGAAAAGCGCATCTATTCCATGATTGTGATTAACTATGCCAACCCGGATATGGTGGGGCATACGGGACAAATGGATGCGACGGTAGAAGCGCTAGAAACCGTCGATCGATGTTTAGGGCAATTGCTGGAATCGATTAATCGAGCAGGTGGAACAGCCCTAATCACAGCCGATCACGGCAATGCAGAGGTAATGTGGGATGAAAACCACAATCCTTGGACAGCGCATACGACGAATCCGGTTCCTTTCATTTTGGTGGAAGGAGAGGGCTTAAAGATTCCGGGGCATGGAACTGAAGTTTCTTTGCGAGATGACGGAAGGTTGGCGGATATTGCGCCGACAATTTTGGATATCTTGAAGTTACCGATCCCGGAAGAGATGACAGGTCGATCGCTGATCGAGAAGGCGGAGTTTGATGTGAGAGCAAATCGCACACCTGTTAAGATTGCGCGCTAG
- a CDS encoding ABC-F family ATP-binding cassette domain-containing protein — MLRLEHVSKIYPTGEVLKDINWEVKPGDRIGLVGVNGAGKSTQLKIIAGEIEPTDGEVIRPASLHIAYLTQEFEVDPTRTVREEFWRAFKEANEVHEALSKVHVAMESATPEELDKLLNKMDRLQRQFEAMDGYGLETRIEKILPEMGFDSDDGDRLVSAFSGGWQMRMSLGKILLQSPDLLLLDEPTNHLDLETIEWLENYLKDLSTPMVIVSHDREFLDRLCTQIVETERGVSTTYLGNYSAYLQQKQEQRDAQMSAFERQQKELEKQQAFVDRFRASATRSTQAKSREKQLDKIERIEAPDSDVRTLHFRFPPAPRSGREVVIIEDLTHMYGDKILFLGAELLIERGDHIAILGPNGAGKSTLLHLMTGSEQAVEGTIKLGDHNVIPSYFEQNQAEALDLNKTVADTIHDEVPDWKNEEVRTHLGRFLFSGDTVFKKVESLSGGEKARLALAKMLLQPANLLILDEPTNHLDIPAKEMLEEAIQNYDGSVVIVSHDRYFISRTANKIVEIRDGELRLYRGDYHYYLDKIAEEKEKARLTAIEAEKEAKAAEKRAKQKEKEKTKKAQRSA, encoded by the coding sequence ATGTTGCGCCTCGAACACGTTAGTAAGATCTATCCCACTGGCGAAGTCCTAAAAGACATTAACTGGGAAGTCAAACCGGGCGATCGCATTGGGCTAGTCGGTGTGAATGGCGCAGGCAAATCGACGCAGCTCAAAATCATTGCAGGCGAAATTGAACCCACCGATGGTGAAGTGATTCGTCCTGCGAGTCTGCATATAGCCTACTTGACGCAAGAATTTGAAGTCGATCCCACGCGCACTGTCCGGGAAGAATTTTGGCGTGCCTTCAAAGAGGCAAACGAGGTGCATGAAGCGCTATCTAAAGTGCATGTGGCGATGGAATCCGCAACGCCAGAAGAGTTAGACAAGTTGCTGAACAAAATGGATCGGCTGCAGCGGCAATTCGAGGCGATGGATGGGTATGGGCTAGAAACTCGGATTGAGAAAATTCTGCCTGAAATGGGATTTGATTCTGATGATGGCGATCGTTTGGTCAGCGCTTTCAGTGGCGGCTGGCAGATGCGGATGAGTTTGGGCAAGATTCTCCTTCAATCGCCTGATCTCTTACTCCTTGACGAGCCGACGAACCATTTGGACTTAGAAACGATCGAATGGTTAGAAAACTATCTCAAAGACCTTTCTACTCCAATGGTGATTGTGTCTCACGACCGAGAATTTCTTGATCGACTCTGCACCCAAATTGTGGAAACTGAGCGCGGTGTATCGACCACGTATCTCGGCAATTACTCCGCTTACTTGCAGCAGAAGCAGGAACAGCGAGACGCACAAATGAGCGCATTTGAGCGGCAGCAGAAAGAATTGGAGAAACAACAGGCATTTGTCGATCGCTTCCGTGCCAGTGCGACTCGAAGCACGCAGGCAAAGAGCCGCGAAAAACAACTCGATAAAATTGAGCGGATCGAAGCGCCCGATTCTGATGTGAGAACGCTGCATTTTCGATTCCCGCCCGCACCCCGAAGCGGACGCGAAGTGGTGATCATTGAAGATCTCACGCATATGTATGGCGACAAAATTCTGTTCTTAGGCGCAGAGTTGCTGATTGAACGTGGGGATCATATTGCCATTCTCGGACCCAACGGAGCTGGAAAATCAACCCTGCTGCACCTCATGACCGGAAGTGAACAGGCAGTCGAAGGCACCATTAAGTTAGGGGATCACAACGTGATTCCCAGTTATTTTGAGCAAAATCAGGCGGAAGCGCTGGATTTGAATAAAACCGTCGCCGATACAATTCACGATGAAGTCCCAGATTGGAAAAATGAGGAAGTTCGCACACATTTAGGGCGATTTCTGTTTAGTGGTGATACCGTTTTCAAGAAGGTAGAATCACTCAGCGGAGGAGAAAAAGCGCGGTTGGCATTAGCAAAAATGCTGCTTCAACCCGCTAATTTGCTGATTCTGGATGAGCCAACGAATCATTTAGATATTCCTGCCAAAGAAATGTTAGAAGAAGCGATTCAAAATTACGATGGCAGTGTCGTCATCGTGTCGCACGATCGCTACTTTATCTCTCGAACTGCCAACAAAATCGTCGAGATTCGAGACGGCGAACTCCGCTTGTACCGGGGAGATTACCACTACTACCTGGATAAAATCGCTGAGGAGAAAGAGAAAGCCAGATTAACCGCGATCGAGGCTGAAAAAGAAGCGAAAGCTGCCGAAAAACGCGCGAAGCAGAAAGAAAAAGAAAAAACGAAAAAAGCTCAAAGAAGCGCGTAA